The sequence GACCAGCGCGATGCGGCCATCAAGGGAAAATGTCTGGGGGGCGCTCATATCAGGGAGTTGACAGGTGCGGGGTCCATATCGGTGAACTCCTGGTTTTCCCCGCCCATCGCCCAGATGAAGGAGTAAGCGGTGGTCCCAACCCCGCAGTGAATCGACCACGGTGGCGACAGAACCGCCTCGCAATTGCGGACCACCAGGTGGCGCGTCTCCTGCGGAAGGCCCATGAAGTGAAAAACAGCCTGGTTGTCAGGCACGTCAAAATAGCAGTAGATCTCCGACCGGCGGAGATGGGTGTGTGGAGGCATCGTGTTCCAGACACTGCCTGGCTCGAGCTTCGTCACGCCCATCACGAGTTGGCAGGTCGGGAAAGCACCGGGATGGAAGTATTTGTAGATGGTTCGCGCGTTCGCGGAGGCGCTTGCTCCGAGCCGGTCCCCCGGAACATCCTCGCGGCGTACCAGCCGGTTCGGGTGGGCGGCATGCGCGGGGTAGCTCAGAAGCCAGAAGCGCGCGGGATTGGCAGGGTCTGCTGAAGCGAAGGTGACCGGGCCAGGCGTGCCGCGTCCAAGATAGAGACCATCAAGAGGGCCCGCGTCGAACTGTGTCGCGCCGGCTGTCACCCGTCCCGGGCCGCCCAGGTTGATCACGCCTGCCTCCCGGCGTTCGAAGAAACTCGCCGCCCGCATCTCTTGTGGCACAGGAAGCTCCAAGGCTGAGGAGGTGGGAACGATGCCTCCGAGGACCGCCCGGTCCACCTCCCAGTGCCTCATGCGCACCTCGCCAACCGTGAATAGGTCGGTGACGAGAAATTCCGTGCGGAGCTGCTCGCTCGAGAGCATATTGGTGCCGAAGGCGGCTTGTGGCAAAGGTGAGTTCACAAATTGGAATCTAGTTCAATTAAGGTGGAAATCGCCTCGATCACCGGACCGAATTGATCGGCGGCAACCGGGGTGCTGGTCGGGGGGAAGATTTGTTGGAGATTCAACGCCTCCGGCATGCCGTTACAGGCTGTCGTCATCTTGAAATGATTCACCGTAAACACTTCGAACTGCCTGCGGAAATCCAGCGTAGGTCTTTATGGTTCATTCTTTTTCTGGGAGGTAACGATCCGGACTGATCACCACGCTGACCAATCCCGGCGAGTGTGTGGTAACGGCGGGGAAATAGTTCACTATTGAACTTGCATTCCATAT is a genomic window of Opitutaceae bacterium containing:
- the kduI gene encoding 5-dehydro-4-deoxy-D-glucuronate isomerase gives rise to the protein MNSPLPQAAFGTNMLSSEQLRTEFLVTDLFTVGEVRMRHWEVDRAVLGGIVPTSSALELPVPQEMRAASFFERREAGVINLGGPGRVTAGATQFDAGPLDGLYLGRGTPGPVTFASADPANPARFWLLSYPAHAAHPNRLVRREDVPGDRLGASASANARTIYKYFHPGAFPTCQLVMGVTKLEPGSVWNTMPPHTHLRRSEIYCYFDVPDNQAVFHFMGLPQETRHLVVRNCEAVLSPPWSIHCGVGTTAYSFIWAMGGENQEFTDMDPAPVNSLI